aaaaaaaaaagtagaaaacctTCAGTTGCATGCCATtataaaaagacaaacataCATAGAACAACAGCACAGTAAGCTCTAGCCACGCTGCAGTTACAGCTAAGTGGCAAGCTAAACAGCATGGagataaaataaaggaaattagtTACCATATAACCAAATTTTCAACTTTGCAGAAGTTTAACAATAAACCTAAATTTTGTGATTGTGGATACCTGAAATGGAATTAGATTTCCATCCAGTCTTGGTCCAAAACTATATCTACTGGTGCTCCAAGGCAGCAATTGACAGATAACATACATACTGTTACTAGAATGGGTATTTTAAACCTCTCCATTTTCTTACCTGTCATTGGCTTCCCAACTATTCTAAATAGCTCAACATTTATTTAGAACTCCCGCTTCCTCCTTTAGTAGGTGCTAACAGCTGCAGTATCTGAAGAGATATACTACATTAATCACtacctttcttttcaaaaaaacagttctgtagACATGAAGATAAAAACCACAGTCCTGTTAGCTTTGTCAGGCAAAATAGATGCCTATGTTATAATAGTCTATGGGGAGCAGAAATGTAAACACTTTATTCTCCAGCAAGCCTTTTCATGTTCTTGATCGTTCATTTccatcaatatattttaatccCAAAACACTTATGAATGGTGTATTCCTAGGATCACAGGACAGTTCACACTGAAGTGCCCTCAGGTCTCTAGTCTAATGTTTTGCTCAAAGTAAGATCAGCTATGAGATCAGACTAGTTACTCAGGGCTTTATCCACTCATTCCTGAAAACTCTCCAAGGATGGAATGTGCACAGCCTCTCTAGTCAACCTGTTCAAACACTTGCCTGTCCTCGTGGTGaaaaaagtttcaaagtttTTCCTTACAGCAACACTGCATCTCTTGTACCTGCTGTCTCTTGTATTCCTACCAAGAACCACTGAGGAGCCTTGCTGCaggttgttaaaaaaaaaaaaaaaaaaaaaacacacacaaaatctccCCATAAGTACTGTAAGGTTTCTGTTAGGTCCCCCTGAAGCCCTAGTTACCCTGAGCTGGATCTTACTAGACAGACCAGAATATAAGGAGAGTATTTGAAATACTCTCCTACTGCCAAAGTTGTCCTCCTGCCAAGTATTTTTTGTAAGAAGAGGCATGAGCCTGGAAGTCTAATAGGCAGGAATGCATAAACTGTGCAAAAGGCTTGCCTATGTGCAAGAAAATGGAAACCAGTCAGAAACTGATACAGGGCATTTGACACCTGAGaattagaacaaaaaaaaataatttttctcttattcAGTAAAAACAGTACACATAAATTACTGCATTTGTTCACAGATATAAGCCACGTATCCAGTTATTAAGACTGAGGTTAGCATATATTACCTTCAGCAATTTCTCTAAATTTTGCTTCTGCACCAGGACTCTTATTTTTGTCTGGGTGGTATTTCATAGCCAGTTTGTGAAACGCCTTCTTGATCTGGCGGTCAGATGCATTTTTTGGAACTCCTAAGATATCGTAATAGCTCTCCGTAGCCAGTATTAACTCGGTTATCATTAAAATGCAGAGGGCAAACGTGAAGACAGATTGTGTAGTTGCCATTTCTCTGGTTcctagaaagaaagagaaatacactTGAACAGGTTATTTCAGGTTCCACAGAAACTTAAAATGGCACGACcataaactgaaagaggaagaCATATTTTTTAGGAGTCACTCTGTGACTGACACATCAACAAGTTGTTTCACTTGTGTTGTTAGTTAACAAACCCCACCTCCCTAGGTTCGTAATCACAGAATACGTGAATGGAAATGCTGCAAATTCACATTTCACATCCATCACAAGTGCTCTTTGGTGTTCACCTTTGCTCTACAGCTATCCTTACTTGCACATTTCCCCCTAGTCCCGTTTCCAGCTGTTGAATTAAACATATAATACGTTTCGCTGCACCAAACAGTTCATGCTGGCATACCTGGACTAGATTTAAACTAAGCCCTAAGTTCTAGGATCATAAACGCAGCAGCTCTAAGTTGGAGCACAGGTTTCAAAACCTACTGAATATGCTGGTAGAATAATTCACTGATTAGCTTGTGCAACAATAAGAACCTGAAAACACAACAGGCCTGAAAATCAACTTTGGGCTGCAGGAAATCAACCTGTTAGATGCTCACAGTCAGCTTCAGAAGGTCACCTAACTGACCTAAGGTGAGCATGATACAAGGAAACACTCATCTAGAGTACAGAGGTCGGTCAAGTAGAACACTATTTTATAACGGGCTGGGCttaatttactttcattttagaTTGTATTCTAAATATAAACACCTACCATACCTCTGCTATCAGAGAACTTATCTAATAAATGCCACTACATATAAAGGTTTACACACGCGATTCTCAATGTCTGAACCAAGctcaaaaaaaacttttatacAAACAGCTTCAACTATGACTAAAAAAAGCTTAactattttttaacaaatgtatttgtcaaaaacttgaatttaaaaacaaattggaaCTAAAACTCAGGGAAAAAGCAGTGGCATAGataagaaacataaaaaaaaaatcagctccaTGTAGCCATATCATCTTTCATGACTTTTATAAATAACAAGAGTGGGCTCTTCCTACCAGAAGAGAAACTCAAATGATATTTGAAGGACTTATGTATATGAAGAGCTATGTAAAACATACAGTACAGAAATGTGAACATTCAAAGACAGAATGCTGGTTGTCCCCCTAACCAGTAGGACGTATGGCAATGCCTTGAATACGCCAGAAATAACATGTGCtcttcccccgccccccccctttAGATTGCACTGATGTGACAATACCACAACCACAACTCAAGGAGAAGAATTCTATAGCTAAGAGTAGCACTATTTTCCTGAAAGCTGAATAAGCTAATATTATTCCAGCTTTAATGGTACTCTGACTATACTTTTAGACTGTACATGGCCTAAACACTTGTCATTCAAAGGTTTTGAACTGTGTATCAGGTACGTGAGACAACTGAGCCTTTAATAGGAAGTCCACACCCTCTCAAGAAAATTAATACCTAAGTATCAAAATTGGCAAAAATACCATTTCTAATAGGTAAGGCAGGGGGCTAATACGAATGTTGTGAGGTCAGAGCAAAAAGCTCATGTACGATTAACATTCCCATGCCCTCTTAAGCATTTATTTGGCAAGCAGCCCGTGTGATATCAAGTGGTAAGGAGTAGCAGTTGaaacaaactgtattttgaGCACTGTATCTAGATACCAAATGGACGATTCTTTTCCATATTCTCCTTACACAACACCGGACGTATATTTAGAACAAGAAGCTTTCCAAGCCTTTTCCACATATTTTCACCCACCAGTTCGCTAACCTGAAACTTTGCCACCTTTGCCAAGACACACGTACATCCCTCCACACTTTGTGtgccttctttctgtttctgctttgcagataCAGACTCATGTCTTCCTGTCATGCCAAAGATTACATAAGCATGATGTAGGTGTGaggaaatggaataaaaacCAATCTGTTCCACTTTCCAAAGGCTTAGCTCCATAATTCTACAAGTAAACACCAAAAGGTGCTAAAAAGAGTTGTTTAACTCCTTCATTAAGGGCCAAACCCATTATAACTTTCACATTTATCAGACCCTGAGAACATCAAGTCACTCAAGTCTTTGCTCTGCCTAAGCCCCTCAACTTCTAGGGCTTTTGATAATGAATTATGGATAGGCTTTCCTTTCTCTATAGTTTTACACTGAGATTTTGGTAATGCAGTTCCATGCTCTACTGCCCCTAGTTTTACTTGGATTTCTAGGCTTTTTTAATTTGTACTGAAAATTAACTGAATtttagataaaaaaataaaaaaaataaaaaattaaaaaaaaaataaaaaatgaaaggaggtatttctttgcattaaaaaaaactccCCAAAACCTATACCGAACCTGTTTAGCTTTACAGAAACGAGGCATCAAAACACTGACAGACTTAATGCTGTCCTTGAACAACTCTGTGAAACTCgaacataataataaaacttaaatgaaaagcaaatataaagGAAACCCAAACATACACAGCATTTTACCCTGATAACAAGTCTTAAGCTCACACgatatattttgaattattattttttttccccagaagacATGTTTAATATGGTGTGAGCATCTTACTAATGGCATCTTAGTTAACAATAAAGGCAAGGCCTgacctcctcccccctccccaagtATCTTTACTACCACTTTTGCTACAAGAGCCTCTTGTACACGCTTACTCTGCTTATGCCTCTCCTCCCTCACCTCCCCATTCAGTAAGTCTCACTTTGGAGGCTTTGCACTTAAGTTACCTAGAATTTAGACTTGTTTGAGGATCGCTAAGCTCTGCATGCTTCCCGATACCAAGCTTCAGCAACAGAGCAGCCCCTGTAGCTCTTACGAGGAGCACTGAAGAGCCCCATTTTAGCTGCGCGCACCCAGCATCAGTCAGAGGTTTATAAGAAGTAACTAACCTCAGGCTGCCGGCCGAGCGGCCCCCACCTCAACCACCACCGGCAGGTGCCCGACCCTCGCCCCTTCACGCTGCgggcctccctcctgcctcatCCGCTGCTGCTGCGGACCTGGCGGCGGGCGAGTGCCCGGGGGTGGGCGCCGAGCCGAGCCCCCCCACCGTGCTCCCCTCGGGGGtcccgctccccccgcccccacTCACCTCagcgccgccggccccgcgcgCCGCTCCCGCCCAACGGCCGCCAGCGCGCGCgcagccccgccccctcccctcctcaccCCGCCCTCCCGCCGCTGCTACACGAAGCGCTGCGCCATTGGCCCCTCCGCCCCCACGTGACGCCGCGCCGGGGCtcccgctcccctccctcccctccccgttGTCCCCGTGACTGCCGCCCCCCCCTCCGCGGCCCCCGCTGCCCACGGTTCCGGcggcgggccgggccgagccgccATGCCGCGGTACTGCGCCGCCGCCTGCTGCAAGAACCGCGGCGGGCAGAGCGCCAGGGACCGCCGCAAGCTCAGCTTCTACCCGTGAGTGGGCGGcctggggggcttggggggacAGGGCCGGGGCTGGAAGggtgtggggcagggcagggcagggcagcgctgctgggggggctctgaGCTTCTCGGCCCTCTGAGGAGCACCGCGCCAATACCAGCGTGTTTCTGTCGAGTTAAAGCGCAGTAAGGGCGGGTGTGTGGAGATAATCGTCCATCACTGAGGGGAAAATCGAGGGGTCGACTCCACAGGCGGACCGAGACTTTGTTTTGGTGAGACCCGAGCTGAGTCGTGGGTTTGTTTCAGGGTTGTTCAACAGCCGTTGTTCCAGCATCAGGAAGTCTCACAGGAAACACGTTTAGAAGGGCGTTAGTTTAGATCAAATTAAACTGCTTCACCTACAGCATACGCCATGCATGATTCAGCCAAATACACTATCATcataaaacatttatgaaaacgagtggaaatatattttctagagTAACGTGAATAATTTGAGTGCCACAAGGATGGTCAAGCTGGAGTGCTGGTACGTGTTTATATTCAAGTGAACAGCATCAATATAGATaggacctggtgcttagggacagggttcagtgggtgacactggtagCAGGGTgagggttggaccaggtgatcttggagggaTTTTCCAACCCTTCTGACTCTGTGATTTCAAAATCCCTGCCATTTTATCTAGCCATTGAATTGTTTTGTGTTGAAGCTATCACTGTCTGGCAGAAGAGGTGCTGAGACTTGTTTATACCAGAGAACAGATGCTGAATATGATTTAGGGGGTatttcagagcagaagcagGTTACTCTGTAGCCAGAATAATACATTTTGCAACCAGACTTTGTCTCtcactgcagatatttttttgcttCCCAGTCTGAAGCTGGCTGATGGTGGGGAAGGCAGTGAGTGCTGAGTTGCAAAGGTAATGGCAGGGGAAATAAACGCTCTCAAGGCCTTCTTGGAGAGGGTGTGTTGGTGGTGTGACCTTCTACTGAAAGAACCTTGTCCTCTTGCTGAGAACCTTCTTTGGACTGATGTAGTAACATCCCAGGCTGAGCTCTGTAACATGCTATACGTGTAATGCTGCTATTCGGTGTACACAGTCTAAGCAGGCGGCAATGGAGAAGGCTGAACCTCTGACCTGTCCTTGAGAGGTTATCTTCTTTTTACTAGTGTTATCCTTTGTATTCCTGCAAACAGCTAGGTGGATCAACAGTTTGTACCGTTTCCTTGGTAACTTGAAAACTTAAATGGCAACAAATTCAAAAGGTGGGATAAGGTTTGAAAAAGTGCAGCTACTTGCAGTTTTAGGACACTGTGGCTCTGCAGAGGAGAGTCATTGCCATGTGTGGCTGTTGAGAAGAAACCTGGAGTTTCAGGGGTGGGATCTAGGGTTTGCCAAGAAGTAACCAGCCTTTCACAGAATTTGGGTAACGTAGCCCCTCGGCACACCAGGCTCTCTCCACAGCTTCTGTTTTGTGGGAATACCTCACTGCTGAGCTATTTTTTTGTGCATTGAAATTCAgttaatttcaatttattaCATACAGTAATAAGCATCGTAGAAAGAACTGGTTgctaattaaaaggaaaaaatgagctgtttaaggagaaagacaaaactgGTTTGTAACGAGGCTGTAGGCACTTGTCACATCTGGATGGTTGTCCCCCCTCATACTGCCAACGTCTAATAGATACTCTTTACATCCTACGCTTATGATCAGGTCAGGTTTGATGACCAAATGAATCTGTCTCTTActcagaagactttttttttttaaagttattattGTTCATGATTCTAAGGAATATTAGAGTATTACTTTCTTAACAGGAGTCATTTATCAGTGTTCAGAAATCACATTATGTTCTGTATGTCAGATGTGATTATAGGCTAGTGTTGAAAGAAACTTAGTACTTCCTGAGAAATTTTAAGCACATTTCAAGTACTTTGATGTCCGTCCAGTAAGAGCTGAGAGTTCAGGGTGGTCTCAATGCTGCCATTACCCTAACTGCGTGATTGGACATGCATCATAAGAAgcttttaatttccctttaatttttGTGCATTGTGATTCACTGAGTTAATTGCATGTGTTTGCTCACTTTCTTTTAACTTAGCTCTCTTTCccatgtaatatatatttttgcatatactttcaaaatcaatttcatgtattttgcaAGTAGGTTAGATGGTTGAAAAGTTAGTTATGGGTTACATGACATCGTTGGGATACTCAACACTGTAAGACAACTTAATTTCTGAAACAAGAAGTAAGTACACaccaacacaaaacatttttactttttgaacAAAATTTAGATCTTGCACTGTAAATACTATTCACATTTATAAGTTATCAGACAATCCTGAATAtggtgtatgtatgtatgctaAGAGACACTttgtcaaatgaaaaataataccaaaaGGTTTGGGTACTAATTCTGTCTagtaaggcaaaaaaaaaaaaaaaaactttctaaaatgaGGCGGGCAGatctaacatttttttaatgaagtatttcCTCTGACTTCAGGAGAACTACTTTTAGAGCAAGTATTGCAGAATCAATACTTTTTAAATGCCTTGGCCTAGAGTTTTGAAGCCTCTGACCAGCAGAAATCAATAGAAATTCTGCTGCTGAACTCTGGAGCAAATATCCAAATAGAAACCATTTTGATGATTATTAGATTAACAAGTAATTGACATCCTGATTAGCTTTTCATatttaggggggaaaaaaaagaaagaaaatcattcctttctttttcttcctttcaagaGACTCAAGTAAGGAAGGACAGCCTGGTAAGGAACAACAGaatgttgtttaaaaagaaaacagaaagaaagaaagaaaaacatttttttgcttttgtttctttttttttcccaactgttttaaaaaagatttccaCTTCATGATAAAGAGAGACTTGAGAAATGGTTGCGGAATATGAAACGAGATGCATGGACTCCAAGTAAACACCAGCTTCTATGCAGTGATCATTTTACCCCCGATTCCCTTGATGTGCGATGGGGCATACGATACTTGAAACATACAGCTGTACCAACAATTTTCTCTTCCCCAGATGATGAGGTAATGTGTTCCTATCTTTTCTATCATAGTAGAAAGCTAACCAACTGTTTATGTAATAAAGATGTGCTGTCTATTTTATACtgatagtttattttaaaaatccctgTCCATCAGAATGTTTTGCCAACAGAACTGACATAAGACTGGTGTGTGATTCCACAGTATAACGGAAAAAGGAGTGGAGgttcagtattatttttaattggaaattcCAAATGCATGTTCTTTAGAAAATTTCCCATAGAAAAGTTCTTTTACTGAGTAATTACTATTAATATTCCAATTTTTTTAAGGTCTTCTATTAACTAACCGTACATAAATACAGACTTTAGAGTGTTTTAGTTTCAGACtcagcatttctctttcctggcCCTAGCCGCAAACGCCTAAGAGCTCAGGAGTGTAGGCTGTTAAAGGTATGCCACAAGGGCTATTCCATCTTGACTTTCACAGAGTTATGGAATtggtgtattgggtttatgtggcaagggcTTGGTAGCAGGGTGGTGCTGCGGGGGTgtcctctgtgagcagagcccagcagctgccccatgtcagagccagctccagacagcttcaaaagggacccgctgctggccagagccgagaCAGTGAGTGacgctggttgggcctctgggagagcagattgaagaaagggtaaaaatactgctgtgcaacagcagctaggagagaggagtgagaaaacgtgagagaagcagccctgcagcccccaagatcagtgcagcaggagggcaggaggtgctccaggcaggcagcagtaGTTCCCCtatggcctgtggagaggcccctggtgcagcaggctgtccccctgcagcccatgggtcccacatggagcagatctccacgctgcagcccgtggaggagcccccggtggaacaggtggatgtggcctggaggaggctgcggcccatggagagcccccgcaggagcaggccccaggccggagctgcagcctgtggagaggagcccacgcaggagcagggggcctggggggagctgtcgcccgtgggggacccgtgctggagcagtttgctcctgggggatggaccccatggtacggagccatgtgggagcagttcttgaagagctgctgcccatgggaaTCTCAGGTTGCTGAAATTAGTTCAGAAGtgaattaattaattctttCAAAATCTGTAGGATTTCTAAGATGTTAAGTATCACATTTGAAATGATACAAttcatttggttttctttaattttatctttgcaTATGTTTTCCGTCACTTAAGACTGAAGTTTGGTGcgttttcttttttgttgtttttgttctccagGAAAAAGACTCTTCTCAGAACAGCCCACAAGAGATAAAGAGAGAAGACCCAGCAGAAACAGCTAAAAATATAGAGTCCGAGAAAGTACCTGTATCACTTGAACTTTGTAGACCAAATAAAAGTCCTGCAATGGCGGAAAATCTagatgaaaaagcagaagtagTTTGCTCAACTGCATTGAGTAAACCTTTACAAATGCAAAAACTACAACTTCAAAACAGAGAAGACTTACAGGCAGACAGTGTTATTCTTGACAATTCATCTCAGCAGCATATACATCAACCTGATCCTGTTTTATTGGCAACAGCAGTCCAGAACATGGAAGCCGCCAATGTTCATACTTCTGTAGAGGATTCAGTAAGTTGTACAGCTACAGTCTTGCAATTTTCAGACCCTGATTACTTGAATTCGTCTCTGAAGTTGAACAACGCTTTAGGTTCAATAACTGACTATGCACTTGAAAACCCAAACTCTCATGTTTTAGGCTGTTCTGTTGAAGTACAGCCTACAagtgaaaacacagttttagtCAGTACAGTCACACAAACTATTGAACAATTTGATGGAGGTGAAGAATCTGTCATTGCCATCATCCTACCAGCTGAGAGTCCAAAAGACTCTGAAATAATAGATAGTTCTTTCTCACCTATTAAGCAAGAATTTCTCGACatggaagaagcagaaacagaTAAATCTGTGTATATGAATGCATATAGTGGAAGTGAAGTGTTACAAACTGAGCATTCA
The nucleotide sequence above comes from Oxyura jamaicensis isolate SHBP4307 breed ruddy duck chromosome 1, BPBGC_Ojam_1.0, whole genome shotgun sequence. Encoded proteins:
- the THAP5 gene encoding THAP domain-containing protein 5 yields the protein MPRYCAAACCKNRGGQSARDRRKLSFYPFPLHDKERLEKWLRNMKRDAWTPSKHQLLCSDHFTPDSLDVRWGIRYLKHTAVPTIFSSPDDEEKDSSQNSPQEIKREDPAETAKNIESEKVPVSLELCRPNKSPAMAENLDEKAEVVCSTALSKPLQMQKLQLQNREDLQADSVILDNSSQQHIHQPDPVLLATAVQNMEAANVHTSVEDSVSCTATVLQFSDPDYLNSSLKLNNALGSITDYALENPNSHVLGCSVEVQPTSENTVLVSTVTQTIEQFDGGEESVIAIILPAESPKDSEIIDSSFSPIKQEFLDMEEAETDKSVYMNAYSGSEVLQTEHSYCKQDIDREHLWQKISKLHSKITLLEMQEIKTLGRLRSLEALIGQLKQENLISEEKLKMVENCFTTLEVTMIQ